Within Oncorhynchus kisutch isolate 150728-3 unplaced genomic scaffold, Okis_V2 scaffold3960, whole genome shotgun sequence, the genomic segment catatggatatactgtattctagttcatcctatataactactgttgtccacttcatatggatatactgtattctagtcatggttcatcctatataactactgctgtccacttcatatatatatactgtattctagtccatcctatataactactgctgtccacttcatatggatatactgtattctagtcatggttcatcctatataactactgctgtccacttcatatggatatactgtattctagtcatggttcatcctatataactactgctgtccacttcatatggatatactgtattctagtcatggttcatcctatataactactgttgtccacttcatatggatatactgtattctagtccatcctatataactactgctgtccacttcatatggatatactgtattctagtcatggttcatcctatataactactgttgtccacttcatatgtatatactgtattctagtcatggttcatcctatataactactgttgtccacttcatatgtatatactgtattctagtcatggttcatcctatataactactgttgtccacttcatatggatatactgtattctagtcatggttcatcctatataactactgttgtccacttcatatgtatatactgtattctagtcatggttcatcctgctgtccacttcatatggatatactgtattctagttcatcctatataactactgctgtccacttcatatggatatactgtattctagttcatcctatataactactgttgtccacttcatatggatatactgtattctagttcatcctatataactactgctgtccacttcatatggatatactgtattctagttcatcctatataactactgctgtccacttcatatggatatactgtattctagtcatggttcatcctatataactactgctgtccacttcatatggatatactgtattctagtcatggttcatcctgctgtccacttcatatggatatactgtattctagttcatcctatataactactgctgtccacttcatatggatatactgtattctagtccatcctatataactactgttgtccacttcatatggatatactgtattctagtccatcctatataactactgttgtccacttcatatggatatactgtattctagtcatggttcatcctatataactactgctgtccacttcatatggatatactgtattctagttcatcctatataactactgttgtccacttcatatatatatactgtattctagtcatggttcatcctatataactactgttgtccacttcatatggatatactgtattctagttcatcctatataactactgttgtccacttcatatggatatactgtattctagtcatggttcatcctatataactactgttgtccacttcatatgtatatactgtattctagtcatggttcatcctatataactactgttgtccacttcatatggatatactgtattctagtcatggttcatcctatataactactgttgtccacttcatatatatatactgtattctagtccatcctatataactactgttgtccacttcatatggatatactgtattctagtcatggttcatcctatataactactgttgtccacttcatatatatatactgtattctagtccatcctatataactactgttgtccacttcatatatatatactgtattctagtcatggttcatcctatataactactgttgtccacttcatatggatatactgtattctagttcatcctatataactactgttgtccacttcatatggatatactgtattctagtcatggttcatcctatataactactgttgtccacttcatatgtatatactgtattctagtcatggttcatcctatataactactgttgtccacttcatatggatatactgtattctagtcatggttcatcctatataactactgttgtccacttcatatatatatactgtattctagtccatcctatataactactgctgtccacttcatatggatatactgtattctagttcatcctatataactactgttgtccacttcatatggatatactgtattctagtcctggttcatcctatataactactgttgtccacttcatatggatatactgtattctagtcctggttcatcctatataactactgctgtccacttcatatggatatactgtattctagttcatcctatataactactgttgtccatttcatatggatatactgtattctagtcatggttcatcctatataactactgttgtccacttcatatggatatactgtattctagttcatcctatataactcctgttgtccacttcatatggatatactgtattctagttcatcctatataactactgttgtccacttcatatggatatactgtattctagtcatggttcatcctatataactactgctgtccacttcatatggatatactgtattctagtcatggttcatcctatataactactgttgtccacttcatatggatatactgtattctagtcatggttcatcctatataactactgctgtccacttcatatggatatactgtattctagttcatcctatataactactgttgtccacttcatatggatatactgtattctagtcatggttcatcctatataactactgttgtccacttcatatatatatactgtattctagtcatggttcatcctgttgtccacttcatatggatatactgtattctagtccatcctatataactactgttgtccacttcatatatatatactgtattctagtcatggttcatcctgttgtccacttcatatatatatactgtattctagtccatcctatataactactgttgtccacttcatatatatatactgtattctagttcatcctatataactactgctgtccacttcatatggatatactgtattctagttcatcctatataactactgctgtccacttcatatggatatactgtattctagtcatggttcatcctgttgtccacttcatatggatatactgtattctagtcatggttcatcctgctgtccacttcatatggatatacagtattctagttcatcctatataactactgctgtccacttcatatgtatatactgtattctagtcatggttcatcctatataactactgctgtccacttcatatgtctatactgtattctagtcatggttcatcctgctgtccacttcatatggatatactgtattctagttcatcctatataactactgttgtccacttcttCTCTATTCATATAAAGTCCAttttgtctatacacaccatcatatacatatGTAATATGTTTATATTCTgaactctgacattgctcgcccTAATATCTCTACATTTCTTAATGTAATTAGTGTAATTAACAATTTGCGTGTATTGTTTTGTTAGGTGTTATTGCACTGTTAAATTTTGCTACACCCACGAAAACTtttgcaaaatatgtgtacgtgacaaataaaaattaGATTTTAATTTTGACATATACTcaataaatatattttgctgTACTGGCTCAATGGGAACCCGCTGGTGGTTTCCTTGGTTACGTTTCAACCTTCCAGAATGAGTGACAACGATTCTGCTTGAAACTAAAAAACATTATTGAAATACAAAGACTATATCACGTCATATTCAACCTTATATTGATATCAAGGTATccattttttaatttaaaaaaaaattatgtccttaaaattgatttatttatttacatataatatatttatattgtCCACATTAAGTTTTCGACGCACCTTCCGTCCCAACAGGCGGCGCTGTTTGAGGAAGTGCTTCTAACGTGTTTTATATTTAGACAACCTCACATCCGGTGGAGTTTCGACCAATGAGAAAGCGTCGTGTCGTTTGAACCGGGGGAGCGGGACTCTATCCTGAGCTGTTGTTGAAAACGGAATAAAGACTTATATTTCATACTTATATTTCATCCCGTTGCTAAATGAATTAACTTTAAATCTAAAAATAAAAAGGTGTGATAACGGATAGAGACGGTTACCACGGTAATGTTTGAGTTCGGTGAGTATTTTGTCAGATTGTGGACGATAACCGAGTTTACTGTCACGACAGTAACTGTGGGGGGGAGATAAACATTGTAACGTTactctgtcaacaacaacaacacaaaaaaGTAAATGATACCGATGTATCTATGGAGAGAGACTGTTTTTAGGTATTATAGTTAAGCTGACTAGTCATAGTAAGAACAAATCACAATGTAAAGATGCCACTTTTGTTTTTATTCCCCCATATGTTATTTTCCTGTCGTTAACTAACGTTACATGAATTGAGAAAAACGGAAGCATAGAGGATATAAACTAACGTTTAGTCCTAATATGTCAACTGGGGCGTATTCATTACGCCAAGTCTGTTGGGAAACGTTTATTAAACGGAAGCGTACTGAACGAAACAGGAAGGcgcctacctgaatttgtccaatagaaaccctCGTTTTGCTTCCATTTGGTTCTTTAACGGTCAACGGTATACGTAACGAATACGCCCCTTGTTACCATTATTTTGTCATTTGACAGTCGGTTCCCGATCTTCTTGTTGCTGAAACGGACCCTGCAAAAAAAGAGTAAAGATGAACCGAGCAGGCCGACCGTTGTTCATGAAGACCTACGGCAAACAGAACCGGAAGTTGGAGGCCTGGATCTCCCCTGACAACCGAAAACAGGTTTTCGCCAGCACCTCTTCCTCTGACCTGTCCATCGCTGAGCCCTCCAGCCCCAAACCCCCAGCCAAGAGGTAAGAGACTTCTCTTCCCCCTGAAGAGCGAGTGATCTGGGCATTCAGGCTCTTGCTCCGTTCCTGCTCAGCAGACCAGGGCCTAGATAGATTAgctagctgaatcaggtgtggGGGGTCTAGCTTCTCCTAGATAGATTAGCTAGCTGAATCAGGTGGGGTGGGTCTAGCTTCTCCTAGATAGATTAgctagctgaatcaggtgtggGGGGTCTAGCTTCTCCTAGATAGATTAGCTAGCTGAGTCAGGTGTGGGGGGTCTAGCTTCTCCTAGATAGATTAGCTAGCTGAGTCAGGTGTGGGGGGTCTAGCTTCTCCTAGATAGATTAgctagctgaatcaggtgtggGGGGTCTAGCTTCTCCTAGATAGATTAgctagctgaatcaggtgtggtGGGTCTAGCTTCTCCTAGATAGATTAGCTATCTGAATCAGGTGGGGTGGGTCTAGCTTCTCCTAGATAGATTAgctagctgaatcaggtgtggGGGGTCTAGCTTCTCCTAGATAGATTAgctagctgaatcaggtgtggGGGGTCTAGCTTCTCCTAGATAGATTAgctagctgaatcaggtgtggtGGGTCTAGCTTCTCCTAGATAGATTAgctagctgaatcaggtgtggGGGGTCTAGCTTCTCCTAGATAGATTAgctagctgaatcaggtgtggGGGGTCTAGCTTCTCCTAGATAGATTAgctagctgaatcaggtgtggGGGGTCTAGCTTCTCCTAGATAGATTAgctagctgaatcaggtgtggGGGGTCTAGCTTCTCCTAGATAGATTAGCTAGCTGAATCAGgtgtcttctctgctctctctgtgtcttcttctatggtcttctctgctctctctgtgtcttcttctatggtcttctctgctctctctgtgtcttcttctatggtcttctctgctctctctgtgtcttcttctatggtcttctctgctctctctgtgtcttcttctaTGGTCTTCTCTGCTTTCTctgtgtcttcttctctctctctttatctcaccaTCTAAACTGTGACCTCTGCACTGATATGAAaacatcctcttcctctcctcccggCCTCCCTTCCCCTGTtccagagggagaaagagaagtacAGCAGATGGCAGTAGAGCGCTGCGGCCGGCTAAGACCAAAGCCCTGTCCTGGACAGCAGATATCAGTAGTGAGCTGCGACTAGCGAAGACCAAAGCCCTGTCCTGTCTGAGAGAGCAGGACAGTGATGAAGAGAACATCTTCAtcgtccctcctcctcctcttcctcctccccagcAGCAGAGCAACAACACAGCCAGGTCAGACTGGTGGCATTACCTTTCTGGTCTTCAAATGTTtgacccgtctgtctgtctcgatctgacccgtctgtctgtctgtctcgatctgacccgtctgtctgtctgtctcgatctgacccgtctgtctgtctcgatctgacccgtctgtctgtctcgatctgacccgtctgtctgtctcgatctgacccgtctgtctgtctcgatcTGACCCGTCTGTCTCGATCTGACCCGTCTGTCTCGATCTGACCCGTCTGTCTCGATCTGACCCGTCTGTCTCGATCTGACCCGTCTGTCTGtatctgacctgtgtgtgtgtgtgtgtgtgttttaggaagCCATTGTTGAGGCATGCTGGTCGGAAGGCCCAGCGTATTGTGAGCTCCagtgagagtgatggagagacaaCGACCAGCAGACAACCCAACTCTAAACGCTCCAAACACACCACAGCTAGAGCCAGGACACAGTCAGACTTTTACATTTTtcattaatttaacctttatttaactagtcaagtccgttaagaacaaattcttatttacaatgacggcctaccggggaacagtgggttacctgccttgtttaggggcagaacgacagcctcctctacactctaaccactaggctacctgcctcctctacactctaaccactaggctacctgccccctctatactctaaccactaggctacctgcctcctctacactctaaccactagactacctgcctcctctaaccactagactacctgcctcctctaaccactaggctacctgcctcctctaaccactaggccacctgcctcctctaaccactaggctacctgccccctctacactctaaccactaggctacctgcctcctctacactctaaccactaggctacctgccccctctatactctaaccactagactacctgcctcctctaaccactaggctacctgcctcctctaaccactaggctacctgcctcctctacactctaaccactaggctacctgccccctctatactctaaccactagactacctgcctcctctaaccactaggctacctgcctcctctacactctaaccactagactacctgcctcctctaaccactaggctacctgcctcccctacactctaaccactaggctacctgcctcctctacactctaaccactaggctacctgcctcctctacactctaaccactaggctacctgcctcctctacactctaaccactaggctacctgccccctctatactctaaccactagactacctgcctcctctaaccactaggctacctgcctcctctacactctaaccactagactacctgcctcctctaaccactaggctacctgcctcccctacactctaaccactaggctacctgcctcctctacactctaaccactaggctacctgcctcctctacactctaaccactaggctacctgcctcctctaaccactaggctacctgcctcctctaaccactaggctacctgcctcctctacactctaaccactaggctacctgcctcctctacactctaaccactaggctacctgcctcctctacactctaaccactagactacctgcctcctctacactctaaccactaggttacctacctcctctacactctaaccactaggctacctgcctcctctacactctaaccactagactacctgcctcctctacactcgaaccactagactacctgcctcctctacactctaaccactaggctacctgcctcctctacactctaaccactagactacctgcctcctctacactaaccactaggctacctgcctcctctaaccactaggctacctgcctcctctaaccactaggctacctgcctcctctacactctaaccactagactacctgcctcctctacactctaaccactagactacctgcctcctctacactctaaccactaggctacctgcctcctctacactctaaccactaggctacctgcctcctctacactctaaccactaggctacctgcctcctctacactctaaccactaggctacctgcctcctctacactctaaccactaggctacctgcctcctctaaactctaaccactaggctacctgcctcctctacactctaaccactaggctacctgccgcctctacattctaaccactagactacctgcctcctctacactctaaccactaggctacctgcctcctctacactctaaccactagactacctgcctcctctaaccactaggctacctgcctcctctacactctaaccgctaggctacctgcctcctctacactctaaccactaggctacctgcctcctctaaactctaaccactaggctacctgcctcctctaaactctaaccactaggctacctgcctcctctacactctaaccactagactacctgcctcctctacactctaaccactagactacctgcctcctctacactctaaccactagactacctgcctcctctacactctaaccactaggctacctgcctcctctacactctaaccactagactacctgcctcctctacactctaaccactaggctacctgcctcctctaaccactggactacctgcctcctctacactctaaccactagactacctgcctcctctacactctaaccactaggctacctgcctcctctacactctaaccactaggctgcctgctgccCTCAATCTGTTCTGCTCTATCAGTCGATCAATCAGGTTTCAatagactctctctctgtttgtctctctctctctctctcagtccgtCTCCAGTTTTGGCTCTAGGGAAGTTTGTGACTCATCGTAGGGGAGCAACAACCGCCAAACACAAAGCCCCCAAGAGGAAACTCAGTGTAAGGCCCATTCCAATCCACTCCATCCTTCCTTCACTACTCTGTTCCGCTCCATCCTACCGTCACTCCCCCGAGGCCCCGTTCTCCCGCTCCGCTCCATCCTACCGTCACTCCCCCTGAGGCCCCGTTCTTCCGATCCATCCTACCATCACTCCCCGAGGCCCCGTTCTCCCGATCCATCCTACCGTCACTCCCCCCGAGGCCCCGTTCTCCCAATCCATCCTACCGTCACTCCCCCCGAGGCCCCGTTCTCCCGATCTGCTCCATCGTACCGTCACTCCCCCCGAGGCCCCGTTCTCCCTATCCGCTCCATCGTACCGTCACTCCCCCCGAGGCTCCGTTCTGCCGATCCGCTCCATCCTGCCGTCACTCCCCCCGAGGCCCCGTTCTCCCGCTCCATCCTACCATCACTCCCCCGAGGCCCCGTTCGCCCGCTCCATCCCTTCTCCATAGTGGCTCTGGTCATAAATTCTGAGCTACATCGTGTCCCCTGAGACAtcctaacccctgtctgtctctctctgtttgtgactctgtctctctctctgtgagtgtctctctgtctctctgtgtgtgtctctctgtgtgtgtctctctgtctctctctgtgtgtctgtctctctgtgtgtctctgtatctctctgtttgtgtgtctgtctctctctctctgtgtgtctctctttctgtgtgtctctgtctctctgtgtgtgtctcttgtcTTCTCAGGTCCTGCTAGCCCAGCTCAGCCTCAACTCCTCTGATGACTTCGTCCAGGGTGGAAGAGAAGAAGGGGGAGGGGTCCAGCGTTCCTTCCCTCGCCGTGCCAAACAGGGGCGCCGCCGGGCCCTGGCCAACGCTGACAGCTCATTGGCCGACCTGGGTAACAGCGGAGTAACCAACAGTAACGGTTTCCTACGAGATATCTCTCTGAACGAGTCGCCCGAGCGCTCCTGCCACAGGaaacctctcttctcctccacccccAGCTCACgtgccctccctcctcctccctccttcctccgtCCACCCATCTCTCTGAGCACCACCCAGGAGGAGCTCAATGTTCCAGaggaccccctctctctcacagagCTGCGCCAGCTGTCGTCCCTGGGCCAGGCAGTGGGACAACCAGAGGTAGGAACCCGTGAAGAGCCGACTCCCCGTGGATCAACCAGTCTGAGGAGTAACAGGAGCCGGAATGGAGGCTCAGCGATCCAAGATGGCGTTGGTGAGCAGCCGAGCCCGGAGCTGTTCTCCGCGGTTGCCTGTGAGCAGACTGACCCAGACAGGGCCGGGGAGGAAACTGAGGacggcagccattttgtgtcAGCGATGGTGGGACAGGATTGGCTGGCTGAGGTCGTGAAGGAGAGGTGTCTGACACGGTGCTGTGCCGTACGGCTAGAGAGACACAAACTGCACGATGACACCACATGTTCACCCTGCATCGACCAGACACGGTCACACGACAACGGGCGGGACAGTCTCGTCCCTAAAGAGCACGTTCCCAGGGACAGTCTCGTCCCTAAAGAGCACGTTCCCAGGGACAGTCTCGTCCCTAAAGAGCACGTTCCCAGGGACAGTCTCGTCCCTAAAGAGCACGTTCCCAGGGACAGTCTCGTCCCTAAAGAGCACGTTCCCAGGGACAGTCTCGTCCCTAAAGAGCACGTTCCCAGGGACAGTCTCGTCCCTAAAGAGCACGTTCCCAGGGACAGTCTCGTCCCTATAGACCACGTTCCCAGGGACAGTCTCGTCCCTATAGAGCACGTTCCCAGGGACAGTCTCGGCCCTATAGAGCAGGTTCCCAAGGACAGTCTCGTCCCTAAAGACCACGTTCCCATGGACAGTCTCGTCCCTAAAGACCACGTTCCCATGGACAGTCTCGTCCCTATAGAGCACGTTCCCAAGGACAGTCTCGGCCCTATAGACCACGTTCCCAGGGACAGTCTCGTCCCTAAAGACCACGTTCCCAGGGACAGTCTCGTCCCTAAAGACCACGTTCCCAGGGAAAACCCCCACAGAAGGAAGGTGGGAGGAGCTCCTAAAGAGCGGAGGCGGAGGAGCGTGTCTCGGGAGCGGCCCGCCACCAGTAGGAAGGTGGGAGGAGCTCCTAAAGAGCGGAGGAGCGTGTCTCGGGAGCGGCCCGCCACCAGTAGGAAGATGTGTGTGAGCGGTGTGAGTGTGAGCCGCTGGGGAAGGAGAGACGGAGCTCCCAACAGCAGAGCAGCACCTCCCCCTGGCCGAGCTGGGGACTGCAGCATTACTGAACTGCTGTCTGCTCAACACACACATGGGGTAGGtggtatccacacacacacacacacacacacacacacacacacacagggcaggtggtatccacacacacacacacaccaaaaggtCAGGAGGtagtatccacacacacacacacggggtaggtggtatccacacacacacacacacacacaccaaaaggtCAGGAGGTagtatgcacaaacacacacaccaaaaggtCAGTAGGTAGTCATTAGGTAGTATCCAGTCTATCAGACAGTATTATATTATAATGTTCCAGGTATCCAGTCTATCAgacagtattatattatattgttccaGGTATCCAGTCTATCAgacagtattatattatattgttccaGGTATCCAGTCTATCAGACAGTATTATATTATGATGTTCCAGGTATCCAGTCTATCAGACAGTATTATATTATAATGTTCCAGGTATCCATTCTATCAGACAGTATTATATTATAATGTTCCAGGTATCCATTCTATCAgacagtattatattatattgttccaGGTATCCAGTCTATCAGACAGTATTATATTATAATGTTCCAGGTATCCAGTCTATCAGACAGTATTATATTATAATGTTCCAGGTATCCAGTCTATCAgacagtattatattatattgttccaGGTATCCAGTCTATCAGACAGTATTATATTATGATGTTCCAGGTATCCAGTCTATCAgacagtattatattatattgttccaGGTATCCATTCTATCAGACAGTATTATATTATAATGTTCCAGGTATCCAGTCTATCAGACAGTATTATATTATaatgttaacaaccctccaggcaagcttcaatgccatacaactctccttccgtggcctccaattgctcttaaatacaagtaaaactaaatgcatgctcttcaaccgatcgctacctgcacctacccgcctgtccaacatcactactctggacggctctgacttagaatacgtggacaactacaaatacttaggtgtctggttagactgtaaactctccttccagacccatatcaaacatctccaatccaaagttaaatctagaattggcttcctatttcgcaacaaagcatccttcactcatgctgccaaacatacccttgtaaaactgaccatcctaccaatcctcgactttggtcatctataaaatagcctccaatactctactcagcaaactggatgcagtctatcacagtgcaatccgttttatcaccaaagccccatatactacccaccactgcgacctgtacgctctcgttggctggccctcgcttcatactcgtcgccaaacccactggctccatgtcatctacaagaccctgctaggtaaagtccccccttatctcagctcgctggtcaccatagcatctcccacctgtagcacacgctccagcaggtatatctctctagtcacccccaaaaccaattctttctttggccgcctctccttccagttctctgctgccaatgactggaacgaactacaaaaatctctgaaactggaaacacttatctccctcactagctttaagcaccagctgtcagagcaactcacagattactgcacctgtacatagcccacctataatttagcccaaacaactacctctttcccaactgtatttaattttaattaattaattaattttgctcctttgcaccccattatttttatttctactttgcatactactctactatattataATGTTCCAGGTATCCAGTCTATCAgacagtattatattatattgttccaGGTATCCAGTCTATCAgacagtattatattatattgttccaGGTATCCAGTCTATCAgacagtattatattatattgttccaGGTATCCAGTCTATCAgacagtattatattatattgttccaGCTATCCAGTCTATCAGACAGTATTATATTATGTTGTTCCAGGTATCCAGTCTATCAGACAGTATTATATTATAATGTTCCAGGTATCCATTCTATCAgacagtattatattatattgttccaGGTATCCAGTCTATCAGACAGTATTATATTATAATGTTCCAGGTATCCAGTCTATCAGACAGTATTATATTATAATGTTCCAGGTATCCAGTCTATCAgacagtattatattatattgttccaGGTATCCATTCTATCAGACAGTATTATATTATAATGTTCCAGGTATCCAGTCTATCAgacagtattatattatattgttccaGGTATCCAGTCTATCAGACCGTATGGTATTGGGGACTCCAGTTCGTGGTACCAGACTCCATCTGTCCT encodes:
- the LOC109886932 gene encoding uncharacterized protein LOC109886932 isoform X3, whose protein sequence is MNRAGRPLFMKTYGKQNRKLEAWISPDNRKQVFASTSSSDLSIAEPSSPKPPAKRGRKRSTADGSRALRPAKTKALSWTADISSELRLAKTKALSCLREQDSDEENIFIVPPPPLPPPQQQSNNTARKPLLRHAGRKAQRIVSSSESDGETTTSRQPNSKRSKHTTARARTHPSPVLALGKFVTHRRGATTAKHKAPKRKLSVLLAQLSLNSSDDFVQGGREEGGGVQRSFPRRAKQGRRRALANADSSLADLGNSGVTNSNGFLRDISLNESPERSCHRKPLFSSTPSSRALPPPPSFLRPPISLSTTQEELNVPEDPLSLTELRQLSSLGQAVGQPEVGTREEPTPRGSTSLRSNRSRNGGSAIQDGVGEQPSPELFSAVACEQTDPDRAGEETEDGSHFVSAMVGQDWLAEVVKERCLTRCCAVRLERHKLHDDTTCSPCIDQTRSHDNGRDSLVPKEHVPRDSLVPKEHVPRDSLVPKEHVPRDSLVPKEHVPRDSLVPKEHVPRDSLVPKEHVPRDSLVPKEHVPRDSLVPIDHVPRDSLVPIEHVPRDSLGPIEQVPKDSLVPKDHVPMDSLVPKDHVPMDSLVPIEHVPKDSLGPIDHVPRDSLVPKDHVPRDSLVPKDHVPRENPHRRKVGGAPKERRRRSVSRERPATSRKMCVSGVSVSRWGRRDGAPNSRAAPPPGRAGDCSITELLSAQHTHGVSSLSDRMVLGTPVRGTRLHLSSLLVNLTPETHTWSRLKAALSLHRKTKAFLTPKRPLYLLSSPEAELGVGLEAELEAELGDVSQKLFSTPRNTPRPPNLRSTIRGSAPLSVYSLDGELSDDQKVFSECNQTGPLGFQDCLPAARMKLCRKIGEGTFGEVFSTTNTSGDAVALKIIPVEGCDQVNGEEQKTFGEILHEIIISKELSSLKEKKHNQTTGFIGLKDLHCVKGCYPPSLLKAWDSFNTQRGSENDRPDFFNDEQLFLILEFEFGGKDLENSNGQLASVMVSKSILHQVTAALAVAEQELCFEHRDLHWGNVLVQSTKEKEGSFLLNGTNHSLETRGVSVRIIDYSLSRLEIDGLTVSCDISEDEELFQGHGDLQFDIYRLMRQENGNKWGDYQPHSNVLWLHYLSAKLLTMTYKSRGGRGVKQARLDLQGFHDDVLTFRSASDILYNCGLFQ